The genome window TAGGGTTAGGCGAACAGGGGTTACAGCTTACGGGACAACCGGACAAGACGTCTTAGCCTCTTAGGCACCATAGCCCATCTTCTCCATTCGCCATGGGATTCCCAGATAACCAGAGTCCAtggccctcttcttcttccttccgacGCTCCAATCCTCTAACTCTGGCGACGCTCCGCCTCCGGTGCTGCCTCCTCCCGTCCTCCACCTCAACTACATCAAATCTGCTGGAAGAACACCAACCCAGTAGTGTTTTTCTTGAGGTACAAGTACAACCTAATCTACCAGATGTTAACTTCCTACCGACTCTTCGCCTTTCTTTGATGCTATGCACGTGTTTGCTGTTTTGTTccaatgatttttttatttttttataaaatacttaCCAGATGCTGTTTTCAGACAAGAGATGTGGTTCTTGTTCTTTGTTTCTGTTGTTCTTGATGATCTCTGAAGGAATGAATGCACTTAATCTGCAGTCCTAGCATTTATTTACCTTCTGGTCCCTTGATTTTCCTTTGTTCAGTGATCATCGATGGAAGATTTCGAGGTTTTTTCTTGGAAGTAGACCAATCTTaggtattctttttattttctagtaattttatttttgattctgTTCTGTTTTGGATTTTTTAGGATTTTCTAATGTTTAatctttgaagaaatttttgttATGAATTATAGATTCGTTCTGTTTTATGGAATTCCAGAGGCATTTAAAAGCTGACCATTCATTTTCTTAACCTTCCACTGCTATCTTAATCTGCAGTCCTAGCATTTATTTACCTTCTGGTCCCTTGATTTTTCTTTGTCTAGTGATGGAATTGCTACCTAGTCTTGATGCTACTTCCTTGTGATCAACTCTTGACCAGTTGACTTATGTGCTCCCAAATTTTCTTTACATATGTGAACAGCATACCATTTAACTCTTTTCACTTTTTTCTTGGTCACTCATTCTTTATTATGATCCTTTTTCTAGTATGATTATAGGTTATTGCACTTTGAAGTGCAATCAGTATTATGCTAATCTAATTGTTATGTAATTCGTTCGATTTTCTTTTTTGTCAGAATTCGAGAAAGTTGTGGACAATATTCAAGGTTCAATTCCAAAAGTTGAATGGAATTTTGAGGGTACTCATTGCTTTGACAATGGGCCACTTACAGCTCAGTACCTATTTTGTTTTGGACGCATTGAACTTTTGTTTTTGGCCAGGtcgatttttctttctttcaattaACACAAATCCTTACATTCAACCGTCCTTGTTATTTGGAGCATGTTATGTTATGGCGCATCACACTTAAAGTTTTAGTAATTGGTGTTAAAagtattttaataaattttgagcttaaaaatttgattagtaattttgtATTTCAAAAAATggacgaattatttttaaataaaattttaaaatattttatacttattaaatttttttattaaaaaaaaggcctttCTGTCTTAGGCTTTCAAATGCATTAGGCCGGCCCTGTGCCAATGAGGCAGATTCTCACAGGACAAATGGACAATCAGTTTCTATGTAGAATACGAAAACAGAGCAGAGAGGTTCTTAATGGGATGAGGATTGTTCTAAGTGATCTTTGAAATTCTAAAATCAAACTTTATTACCATTTTGGAAATAATCAGCTAGAAGAGTCCAAGCAGTTTGTGAActtgaaaaaaatggaaaaggaTCTGTTGTTACCAGATTTTTCTATGGTTTTTCAGCTAAGAATAGTGCAATCAGTTTAGAACTTCTGAAACGAAGGCAGAACACATTGTTTGTTAACAGGAGGGGTCCTTGATGGGATTTctcctgaaatttggatgggcAGTGGGGGGAGCATGGACTGTTCTAGCTGTTTTCATGGAGTTGAGGCTGAGCTGGAAGGAGAGCATGGCCCAGATGTAGAGGGCTTTGGGGGTAAGGAGAGGGGAGGGATTGGAGTTGGGGTGGAAGAGGTGGGCGAGGCGAGGCTGTTGGGGATGAAGATGAGGTGGCCGATGCATAAGCTGGCTTGGTTGAGCATGATCATAAGGCGTTGACAGCAACGTGGCCAGTGGTGCCGGCGACGGCGAGGCTGAGGTCACTGAAATAGGTGATCTTGGAGAAGCCTTAGTTGAGGTCGAGGTGGCAGCGGGTGCAGACATGGAGGAGCATGCAATGAAGGTGAAGGCGGCAACGATGGCGAGGAGGAGGGTGCCGGCAACCCACCCAGTGCGCATGAAGGTGTAGAGGAGGCCAGCATCGACAATTGTGATGCAGAAGATGTTTGGGAAGGTCTTGAGCTAGGAGGAGAGGTGGGCGGCGGAGGGGTGTGACGGGAGGTGAGGGCTCGTCGAGTCTGTCAGGCCATGGGAGGGTGAGCTCGCGTCattgttctttatgctttccaaACCCATcgatttctttttttatgaatTTCCAAACCCATGGGAGGCTGAGGTCACAATTAtatgaatttctttttttaGCCTAGAACCTATGCATAGAAATCTATTAATTTATAATGAGAAAGACTTTGAGAGTGAGCCTGAACCTATTTCACCCACTTCCCGTAAGAACTTCATTTAGCGTTTAGGGTGAAATAGGATCTCTGAAACATGATCTCTTCTTAGGTCATCCTCATATGTAAATCCTGCCTTCTATATGTGTCTATCTATGCACCTTGATGGTCCAAAAAATATGATGATTCTCTTAAGGTTGGATGACTTGCATTTTGAGTCTTGATTAAAATATCAAAGAACTTGTGTTTGTTGATTGGTCTAAAATCCATCTGACTTGTAGTTTCTTCAAACTGAAGAACGAGCACCATGAAAAGCTGAATCCATCCTTGTAAGTCTTGCTCTTCAGCTTCCATTTTCTCTgacaaacaaattgaacaatCTTCCGCAGTTCCTTTTTTCTCAGCTATCATTTAAAATTTTTGTCTTACCAAGATCGTCTATATTGTTGCCTTCAGTTCTACAATACGAGAAAACTTATGGTCAATAAGGTATGGCTTCCACTTCCTCTAATCTTACAGACAACTTAGAAAGAAATTTCAaacaatattattattttggatgCTGTTAACTCATGAGTTTTAAAAACTCTATCACATTGATAGGTATGTAGTTGCCCTTTGCCTGTTTCTTTGACTCTCAGAATCTTGTTCTATCCCATTCCATTAGTTTTATCATAAGCATGGCGAAGCCCTTTTTCTCTAAAATATGTTGGCTTGTGTAATATGCATGATAGCTTAGCGATTCTTataatatattgttatatttcttTCTGTTTAGGAGTGtggagcatttttttttttaactacacCCTTAGTTTCTAACAATGCAGCTTTCTCTTATCTTCATTGGTGTAAACTTGAAATAGTTTTTCTTTTGAGCAACTACTCACCAACTAAAGTTGGTTCTTCTGCCTAACTGCATCGCTGATCCATTTCTGCAGCTCTTGCGAAACTGTGAGTTCTTGCTTTGGGGTTATTCTCGCCTCTAACAATTTTGAATCTCCCAGCAAGCCATCACAGTAAACTCATATTGGTTGACATTGATGTATGCCATTGCTTTATTCTTCCATTTTCTAATCACAGTTGCAGGTGGATCAAAAACagcattattaattttttactaGCAGATGTCTGGAGTGCCTGTTACTGCGTTACAAGTCCAAAGAAGGGTTTTCGTGGATGGGGATCTTAAACTTTCCAGATCACTTGACCTAAGTGACAGTGTTCATGGTTTTTGACTGAtgcatctttatttcattgaggTGATGGAATATGTCATGCAAACTTATGTGGCTGTGCAGCTTTCGGCTGCAGAGAAGGAGCTTCactgggagggagggagggagagagagagagagagagagagagagagagagagagagagagagagagagttcatcTCTCTCATGAGCTTGCTGGGTTCACAAAGCATTTTGTATTTAGGTCACTGGCTCAGGGTTAATGACTGTAAATATTCTTGAGGAAAAAATGGGGAGTGCTGCTTTTCATCCATTGTCCATCTAGACCTTAAGGTGTGAGAAGCCGAATATGAGCTAGCTGGGGAACTTCCTCGTACAGAAAATAAGAGCTTCTTTTGTGGTGGGTAGATGAAAGCTTGGGTTCCCATCACCGTCAACATACTGAAGTGGCTGCCTGCAGATCGATCAGCTGGCTCGGAAGAGTGGGAGGTTGAATCAGTGATAAATTATCAATTTTCAGGTGTTCATGCATATCTTTTCCAGCAGATCCTGGTGCCTTTGATGATAACTCTCTCTCTTCTTAGAGTTCTCTGTATTTTTGTGTGCTGTCTGCAAAATGGTTTCCAATCCATATTTGATGCTCCTTTGAGATGGGGTTGAGCTACTTCAGTGTTCATGCTCATCCTGACACCAAGGCGATATGCATAAATTGTAGTTCTGATGTTTAAGTGATGCTATTTTAAAAGATGGCAAATTGAGTAATGCAGAGACTGTTCAAACATTGTTTTATGACATGAAACCCTTCCATTTGCATGCTCTGTCATGTAAATTTCAGCAAGGTGCCCACTCCACGATATTGCTGGTTCTTTTTCATTTTGTGATAAACTAGCATGCCCACAAGTGGGGTTTTACTTGTAGAGGCATGTACTCCAGAAGGAATGAGTTTCTGATTTACTTTTACAGGTCAAAATTCTATCAATCTTTTGGTTTACTTATCAATTATCTATTATATATaactaaaaaagaaaatccatCTCGTGCTAAGCTCTCCATTCACCAGATGGAGGTTTTTTTTGGATAATAACATGATTCTTTATGTAATATGATTCTTTATTTTGGataatcaattatatatatatatatataatgactATAATCATTCATCAAACTTCATGCTCTTGATAAGAACTGACCCTATTTATGAAAAAACGTTTGCTCttaataaatctataaattctaATACATTCCTGCTTGATaaataaatttcttatttttgataCATGAATCTCTTATAATGTATTTTTGATGCAGCAATCCTCCATATTGATGAACAAAAGCAGCTTTCGGAATCACGAGATTTAACTTATCAAGACTTAACCTTTCCAATCAACTTTGTTCAAGCACGTGTCTCCTCCCGGACCTCCAAAATTTTTCacaaaatcttttattttgtgAATCCTTTTTGCTATCCTATTTTATGCAGCCTCCACTTGTAGCTCATCTCATTCAGCTGCAACCTTATGAAACCAGTATCTATGAGAGCTGGGCGATTTCAAGCAAAATTTTGTTCAGAGACTGTGGCTTTGAGAAGAAAGGGCAGTGATCGCTGCCTTTGATCTTGTAGACCCCATGAGGCGGGTTCTCCCGGACCAGCTTCTCCTGGATGTCGGCTGAGAGCATGTAGTCACCAAGTGTCTGAATGAAATAACGCCGGACAGAGCCATAATTTTCAGGGGTTAGAGACAGCTTCTCCATGATTGGTGCCAGTGGGATGGGTCTCATTGAAACTGCAGCCAAAGATATATCCTGCTATCACCATTCACCCCTTCATTAGAAAACATAAGTCACATCCATTAAACTGAAAACTATTAAAACATTAAAAGCCATCTAGAGTTAGCCATGCAGATGATGATTTCAGCTAGTCATCTGCGATTTTCCACAGTGACATCATGAAACAGAGCTTCTTTAAATTTAAGAAACTACAGTTAACTCGGCTGTCATGcatatataaattaatataggtgcataaaataatttaatgatGATTGCTGTATAAATtggaataaaaagaagaaattaaGGCTTTAGTAATAATAAGCATTCTTCATCTGAGTTATGCATCTCAGCTTGTATGGTGCACAAATCATAGATTGAGGTACTGTACCAGGTTGGGTGATACCACACGGAATGTGTTTTTGCCATTAAGGTACCAGCATAGGTACAGGGTCATATACCCCTATATAGCCTTTGCTGGATTGTGGATCAGTCAGTGGCATGCACTGGCATGCACCAATACAGGCTGGCATGGACCCATTTTCATTGCCATAAGCCTTTGCACATGGTTGGGCATGTGATCAGAATGGTTTGGCATGGGGACATCACAGAGTACTTTATTCCTTGGAACGAATTGTGCAATTTCAGTTTGGGTAGAGATGTTGTACCCAGTGCAATGACATTTGGCTTTTAGACTGCAGCATATGAATCAGAAGCTAACCAAATATTACAAGAAAGCTTATGTTAGTGCATCCTTTCTTCTTTGTTGCATCATTTTATCATTAGTCCTGTAGCTTCAAGGGAATAATCTATTGGGTGTACTGGTGATATTTATTTTCCTATGCTTGATCAAAATGGATTCGCTGTACAGTTACTCTCTCACTACCAGATTTCTCTGTTTGTCCTTGGCTAGCCACCTCTTTCATGCCCACATTGATGCCTTGGTGCTTGAAGTCACAGTTAATATAATGAACATCACAGCAATTATTGATTCAGCATTCTTGTACTAAATATTTCACTACATTACCTTAAAGAATGATCTTAGTATATTTACAATCAGTCAATGCTCAATAAACATCTTGCAGTCCCTCAAACCTAGAGTTGGCTTTTAGAGCTACTGCATTTATCTACATACTGAACAGGTTAAACGTTGACAAGAAGCAGGTTTAACAACTTACAAGCAGTCAGGTGCCAACAAATTTTTGCACAAGGACCTTGTGGTTAGTAATCGACCTGCACCTGATGGCACCTCTGGCCTTCAGAATGAAtgatgatgattttcaaaaatcgTAATGTAAACTGAAGAAATATAAAGAACATGGATGGAGGTGTTAGAGCTTCATGTAATGCTTAAAAGCAATTATCTGGGTTTTTCAATGTATAAAATACAAAATCTGTAGCCTTGTCATTGCTCAAAACATTCAACGATACTATCAATTCAGCAAAGAGCTTATGCTGACCAACAGATGTTCATATTGATTGATGAAATCATCTTGCATTCTTCTAAGCATTTTTGCTACATCTTTAACACTATTTCCTTCTAAAAGGAGTGGAAATGAATATTCAGAAAGTTCCAAAGTTTCCggtcttttttcttttgctgaTACTTAGGCCTAAAAAATGTAGATGGTAAGGAAAAACCTCACTTCTGGTCTGTTAAAAATGCTTTCCAACTAGGgctttttcttctatttgaGTTGGCTTAGTAGTTTATGTGACAGAATTTGTATAACGTCAAAGATCACTCTTACAATTAGTAGCTATCACATGAATGTGCCCTATCCATGGGGAATTCCTCATATTGTTTGTATTATATTGACATCGAGGTTCAGGATTTGAGTTCTAACTGCCCTGATTTGGTGGGTAATAAATGCTGCTTATGCTGATAATCTTACCTCGACACTTGCATCCAACTCCAACAATCCATGCAGAACATGTATCCGAATCAAGTGAAAGACACTTGAACTCATGAAGGACTTTGATTGCACCACCTTATCAAGATTGGTGGAATGTTGGACTCTTCCAACAATGGGCTCAACTTGTTTTAATAATGTTCGAACTTAGAAGTGAACGTTTGTTTTCTGTCAGAGATTGGCCAGGGATGTAAATATTAAAATGACTTTGCGAAATgttatttttcttgaaaaatatcTATATTGGAAGTGTTAACAAATaataacttttattttttttacaatattttaaaaaaataaatatataagtaTTTTAGTATGCATCTCCACAtctcctttatttttttaatcttgcTGAGGCAGATGCTAGGCTACTTGTCTGAATTTGGTTGCTGTGTCTCCTGGTCCATGACTACTTATAACTATTATATTTAAAATCTACATTAGCTGCATAAAAATACCATCTTCCAATTTTGCATTTTGTCAGATAGCCACCAATTGTGCATTTGATCTTGGTATTCTTTTTCTATAGATCATGCTGTT of Phoenix dactylifera cultivar Barhee BC4 unplaced genomic scaffold, palm_55x_up_171113_PBpolish2nd_filt_p 000381F, whole genome shotgun sequence contains these proteins:
- the LOC113463391 gene encoding uncharacterized protein LOC113463391, translating into MGFPDNQSPWPSSSSFRRSNPLTLATLRLRCCLLPSSTSTTSNLLEEHQPSSVFLENSRKLWTIFKVQFQKLNGILRVLIALTMGHLQLSTYFVLDALNFCFWPALAKL